One Pochonia chlamydosporia 170 chromosome 5, whole genome shotgun sequence DNA segment encodes these proteins:
- a CDS encoding zinc finger protein OZF (similar to Cordyceps militaris CM01 XP_006668988.1) yields the protein MALTASPAAPHNWGRWPQQLPHDFGMMEAPPFLPYDSRGNPAAQMQRPLAPQYVVTPNYSSAPMTSMAAPHYQTQNAFTTYAPYQSPPPSTPVGSPFKPEFQDRSHHLPISAESEAARMSSVRRGSRKMSNIRLQSPARSESNVSVARSSASNPTANSKTITYNETIDPADRVNFETDVDELMKAIQAKEDEGEDAPGQTLTPAHTPKAEMVMDIQSPASSCHASTPAPEVKPKKKWVCDGPSCNKRFVQKTHLDIHRRTHTGLKPYICTKENCGLTFSQRGNLKTHMRRHTGEKPYSCSICGKTFAQRGNVRSHEETHKGLKPFICRLDDCNKSFSQLGNMKTHQNNFHKETLKNLTGMFVKFAQMGEVPEEHRDLFEYFREHYKNSNKGIKGRGKARTVAVRKPKASSHQTAVAVPVMASQFSHTPMTNSAPSYVPRNFGMFEPETGHGANGMLYEDEHARQMAFANRLY from the exons ATGGCTCTCACGGCTTCACCAGCTGCTCCCCATAACTGGGGAAGATGGCCACAGCAGCTACCTCACGACTTTGGCATGATGGAAGCGCCGCCTTTCCTGCCTTATGATTCACGTGGAAACCCAGCCGCTCAAATGCAGAGACCTCTTGCTCCCCAATATGTCGTTACTCCTAATTACAGCTCGGCCCCAATGACCTCAATGGCAGCTCCTCACTATCAGACCCAGAATGCCTTCACTACATATGCGCCATATCAGAGTCcaccaccctcaacaccTGTTGGGTCACCATTCAAACCCGAATTTCAAGATCgctctcatcatctgccgaTTAGCGCTGAGTCTGAGGCTGCTCGCATGTCTTCAGTCAGGCGAGGATCACGAAAGATGAGCAATATTCGCCTGCAGTCTCCTGCTCGCAGTGAATCAAATGTTTCCGTTGCTCGCTCAAGTGCCTCCAATCCAACTGCCAACTCGAAGACCATTACATACAACGAGACCATCGACCCGGCTGATCGAGTCAACTTTGAAACGGATGTGGACGAACTCATGAAggccatccaagccaaagaagatgagggcgaggatgCTCCTGGTCAAACTCTCACTCCAGCCCACACGCCCAAGGCTGAAATGGTGATGGATATCCAGAGCCCCGCGAGCTCTTGCCATGCCTCTACTCCCGCTCCAGAGGTTAaacccaagaagaagtgggTTTGTGATGGGCCAAGCTGCAATAAGAGATTCGTTCAGAAGACTCACCTTGACATTCACCGCCGAACCCACACTGGTCTCAAGCCTTATATTTGCACGAAAGAGAACTGCGGTCTTACTTTCTCCCAGCGTGGGAATCTGAAG ACTCACATGCGCCGCCATACCGGTGAGAAGCCGTACTCTTGCAGTATCTGTGGGAAAACATTTGCCCAAAGAGGCAACGTCCGATCCCACGAGGAGACACACAAGGGTTTAAAGCCCTTTATTTGCAGACTCGATGATTGCAACAAGTCCTTTTCACAGCTGGGCAACATGAAGACCCACCAGAATAACTTCCACAAAGAAACGCTGAAGAACCTTACTGGCATGtttgtcaagtttgctcaAATGGGTGAAGTCCCTGAAGAGCACCGTGATCTCTTCGAGTACTTCAGAGAACATTACAAGAACAGCAATAAGGGCATCAAGGGCCGTGGGAAAGCTCGAACCGTGGCTGTCAGAAAGCCTAAAGCTAgctcccaccagacagccGTTGCTGTACCTGTTATGGCCAGTCAGTTCTCTCATACTCCCATGACCAACTCAGCTCCTTCCTATGTGCCTCGCAATTTTGGGATGTTTGAGCCTGAGACTGGTCATGGTGCAAACGGTATGCTCTACGAGGACGAGCACGCCAGACAGATGGCCTTTGCCAATCGCCTGTACTAA